Sequence from the Clostridium botulinum genome:
TTTTTATATCCAGATACATATTTTATAAAAAATGGTTCTAATGCAGAGGCAGTAGTTAACCTTATGTTTAATAGATTTATGGAAGTATTAGTAGAAATTGAAAATGAATATGGAATTGACATAAAAGACAATGAAATTGAAAAAACAATAACTATTGCATCCATGATAGAAAAAGAAGCTAGATATGATTATGATAGGGATTTAATATCTTCTGTTGTTTATAATAGATTAAAAGATAACATGAAATTGCAATTAGATGCAACAGTAATATATGGTCTGGGCTATCATGTGGATGTAGTATTAAACAAGCATTTGGAAGTAAATTCTTTATACAATACATACAAGTATGCTGGTTTACCAATAGGACCAATAGGAAGTCCAGGAAAGGCATCTATAAGAGCTGCATTATTTCCTAAAGAAACAAATTATTTGTTTTATATATTAAAAGAAGATGGATATCATTATTTTACTGATAGTTATGATGATTTTTTAAAGAAAAAAGAAGAATTGGGATATTAGTTTAATATGGAGGATTTAAATGAGTAAAATTACATATGATTATATGGAAGATTATATAAGAGGTCTAATTCCTGATAGAAAAGGAATATTAAAAGAAATAGAAGATTTTGCAAAAGAAAATGCCGTTCCTATAGTTCAAAAAGAAACAGGGGTATTTTTAGAGTTTATGGTAAACATGAAAAGACCACTTAGAATTTTAGAACTTGGTACAGCAATAGGTTTTTCATCTATATTAATGTATGAAGCTGCAAAAACTAATCCAGAAATTATAACAATTGAGAGAGATGAAAAAATGATAGAATTTGCTAAATTAAATTTGAAAAAGTTTAATTTAGAAGATAAGATAAAAATAGAACAAGGTGACTGTCTTGAAGTTTTAGAAAAATTAGAAGAACCTTTTGATTTAATATTTATGGATGCGGGTAAAGGTCACTATAATCATTTTCTTCCACATTGTTTAAGATTATTAAAGCAAGATGGAGTCATTATAGCTGACAATGTTTTATTTAGAGGTATGGTAGCTTCTAACGAGCTTGTTAAAAGAAGAAAGATAACTATAGTTAAAAGAATGAGAACATACTTAGATATGGTTACTAGCGATGAAGAATTAATAACAACAGTAATACCTATGGGCGATGGTATTGCAGTCACAAAAAGGAGGTAATTAAAAATGAGAAAACCAGAAATTCTAGCACCAGCTGGAAATTTAGAAAAATTAAAAATTGCAATAGACTTTGGAGCAGATGCTGTATATTTAGGGGGAGGAAAACTAAATTTAAGAGCATTTTCAAATAATTTCACTAATGAAGAAATGGCAGAAGGAATAAAATATTGTCACGATAGAGATAAAAAAGTATATGTAACTTTAAATGTTTTCGCAAGAAATCACGATTTAAAAGGTGCAGGAGAATATATTAAAAGTTTATATGATTTAGGTGTTGATGCAGTTCTGATAGCAGATCCATCATTAATTGCTATAGCAAAAGAAGTAGCACCGGATCTTGAATTACATTTAAGTACTCAAGCTAACACTGTTAATTGGGTCGCAACTAAATTTTGGCATGATTTGGGAGTAAAAAGAATTGTATTAGCAAGAGAATTAACTTTTAATGAAATTAGAACAATAACATCTAATATTCCAGAAGATTGTGATATAGAAGCATTTGTTCATGGGTCAATGTGTATAGCATATTCAGGTAGATGTTTAATATCTAACTATATGCTTGGAAGAGATGCTAATAAAGGTGTATGCTCAAATGCATGTAGATATAAATATCATCTTATGGAAGAAACAAGACCTGGTGAATATTATCCAGTAGTTGAAGATGAAAATGGTACATATATAATGAATTCTAAAGATTTATGTATGATTAACTATATACCAGAACTTGTACAAAGTGGAATATACTCATTTAAAATAGAAGGTAGAATGAAAAGTGAATTTTATGTAGCTTCTGTTGTAAAAGCATATAGAGAAGCATTAGATGCTTATTGGGAAGATCCAGAAAATTATAAATTTAAAGACGAGTGGATGGATACATTAAATAAAATAAGCCACAGAAAATACCATACTGGATTCTTCTTAGGTAAAATGGGAGAACAAACTTATGAAGAATCATCTTATGTAAGAGATTATGATATTGTAGGTATGGTTAAATCATATGATCCTGAAACTAAGATAGCTACAATACTTCAAAAAAATAGAGTGTTTGAAAATGACGAAGTAGAAGTGTTAAGACCTCACACTCCATATTTTAATGTTAAGCTTTTAGAGATGTTTGATGCAGAAAAGAATGTAAAAACTGATGTGGCTAATAGAGCACATATGACATTTACAGTAAAAGTTGATGAGCCATTACAAGAAAATGATATGTTAGTAAAATCTAATAAAGTACTTTCTTTATAAAATAAAATATTTAATTTTTGAATAAAACACCTTATCTAAGGCTAAAATTTAAGCTGAAGAGAGGTGTTTTGTATTTTTACTGATAAATATAGCATAAAAAAGAGATTGTTAAAGATTCTGTCTTTTTTTATTACAATAATAATAGTACTTAGTATGAGATTGTATATGTTACAGGTACATCCATCAGAAAAAGTACAGGTATCTTATCAAAATCATCAAATGGAGAATATAAGTAATATAAAGTATATGATCTTAGATACTAATGGAAAAGATTTGATGAAGTATAATAAAAAATATGTTTTAGTTATTGATATTAAGCCTTTTAGTTTGAATAATTATGAGGAAACACTAGAAGATTTAATGGCTTTAAATTTTATAATGAAATCTGAAAATCCAGATTTTAATTATTCAGAAATAATGAAAGCACAAGGAAAGATTTATTATAATATTTCAGAAGAAACTTATAATAAAATAAATAAACTTAAAAATATAAAAGGAATTTACACATATATATCTGATGAGGTAGATACAAAAAAAGCTTGGAGCGTCAGTAGTTTTTTAGCAAACATACTAGATGAAACTCAAGTTGAAGGGTCGTTGCAAGAAAATCTTCAAGGATATTTAAAAAATAATGATTTGCCTAAAAAGAATTTTTATTTAGATGATAAGTCTATATATGCTAAAGAAACAGTTAATATAAGTGATGATAACAATAATTTAAAGTTAACTATTGATAAAGATATGGAGGATAAGATAAGAAGTATACTTGAAAAAGATGAATATAAATATTTAAAAAATGTTGGAGTAAGCATTGTAGAGAGTGATACTGGAAAGATAAGAGCTTTAGTCCAAAAGGATGAAAGTGAAGCTAATATAAATTTAGGTATCCAAGAAATAGGATATGAACCTGGATCAATATATAAAATAATAACATTGGCTTCAGCATTAGAAATGGGATTAGTAAACGTAAATGATACATTCAATTGTTCTGGGAATATATGTAGAGAACATCATGGGACATTAACTGTAAAAAATTCATTGGTAAGATCATGTAATGATATATTTGCTAAAATTGGTTCTTTAGTAGGATATGATAAATTAATGGAATATTCTAAAGAACAAGGTTTATATAATAGAGTTTTAAATTTAGAAGGAGAAAATAAAAATGAAACCTGTGGAATACAACCCAAAGAAGATGCAGGAATGAATAATATATCAATAGGTCAATGCATGAATGTTTCTCCAGTTCAAATGTTAGGCGCTATAAACACTGTAGTTAATAATGGAGTGTATATAAAGCCATATATTGTGGAAAGTATTTTAGATAAAAATGATAATGTAGTAAAGGAATTTAAAAGTGATGAGAAAAAAATTTATAGTGAGATAACATCAAGACTTGTTAAAGATGCAATGAGAGAAGTTGTAGTAAGAGGTACCGGAATAAAAGCTTATATATCAGATTTTGATATAGGAGGAAAAA
This genomic interval carries:
- a CDS encoding O-methyltransferase: MSKITYDYMEDYIRGLIPDRKGILKEIEDFAKENAVPIVQKETGVFLEFMVNMKRPLRILELGTAIGFSSILMYEAAKTNPEIITIERDEKMIEFAKLNLKKFNLEDKIKIEQGDCLEVLEKLEEPFDLIFMDAGKGHYNHFLPHCLRLLKQDGVIIADNVLFRGMVASNELVKRRKITIVKRMRTYLDMVTSDEELITTVIPMGDGIAVTKRR
- a CDS encoding peptidase U32 family protein; translated protein: MRKPEILAPAGNLEKLKIAIDFGADAVYLGGGKLNLRAFSNNFTNEEMAEGIKYCHDRDKKVYVTLNVFARNHDLKGAGEYIKSLYDLGVDAVLIADPSLIAIAKEVAPDLELHLSTQANTVNWVATKFWHDLGVKRIVLARELTFNEIRTITSNIPEDCDIEAFVHGSMCIAYSGRCLISNYMLGRDANKGVCSNACRYKYHLMEETRPGEYYPVVEDENGTYIMNSKDLCMINYIPELVQSGIYSFKIEGRMKSEFYVASVVKAYREALDAYWEDPENYKFKDEWMDTLNKISHRKYHTGFFLGKMGEQTYEESSYVRDYDIVGMVKSYDPETKIATILQKNRVFENDEVEVLRPHTPYFNVKLLEMFDAEKNVKTDVANRAHMTFTVKVDEPLQENDMLVKSNKVLSL
- a CDS encoding penicillin-binding transpeptidase domain-containing protein, producing the protein MLQVHPSEKVQVSYQNHQMENISNIKYMILDTNGKDLMKYNKKYVLVIDIKPFSLNNYEETLEDLMALNFIMKSENPDFNYSEIMKAQGKIYYNISEETYNKINKLKNIKGIYTYISDEVDTKKAWSVSSFLANILDETQVEGSLQENLQGYLKNNDLPKKNFYLDDKSIYAKETVNISDDNNNLKLTIDKDMEDKIRSILEKDEYKYLKNVGVSIVESDTGKIRALVQKDESEANINLGIQEIGYEPGSIYKIITLASALEMGLVNVNDTFNCSGNICREHHGTLTVKNSLVRSCNDIFAKIGSLVGYDKLMEYSKEQGLYNRVLNLEGENKNETCGIQPKEDAGMNNISIGQCMNVSPVQMLGAINTVVNNGVYIKPYIVESILDKNDNVVKEFKSDEKKIYSEITSRLVKDAMREVVVRGTGIKAYISDFDIGGKTGSATASDGNTHGWFSGYFKFNNKTYTMVVFIPNIELQNLETNVELGGGDTAAPIFKDIVKTLNNK
- the mltG gene encoding endolytic transglycosylase MltG, with translation MKKIKSFKNQIILILSLFLVILCVILLFSYKRSISKPLKGNESVISVEVRHGEGIYSVLDRLNRENKLSNKYFIKLNLMFNKKDMSLQEGIYEVNSNVNLPELINTLNNQEDNKNVKKLVIPEGYTIDQISSKVEEEGICSKEDFINAVKNYKLPNFIKEDSNKRYSLEGFLYPDTYFIKNGSNAEAVVNLMFNRFMEVLVEIENEYGIDIKDNEIEKTITIASMIEKEARYDYDRDLISSVVYNRLKDNMKLQLDATVIYGLGYHVDVVLNKHLEVNSLYNTYKYAGLPIGPIGSPGKASIRAALFPKETNYLFYILKEDGYHYFTDSYDDFLKKKEELGY